In a genomic window of Deltaproteobacteria bacterium:
- a CDS encoding BrnA antitoxin family protein, producing the protein MTAADMYLHYVYTRCPMAKTMISIRLENSVLDWFKANAPEGYQKKINTVLQDYQQRSVMQAQKNLGRAQQIFLQYHARCFWHLKKDLEITSAHIPIIQEGLRKFGGLEGMRLAAEINLDL; encoded by the coding sequence TTGACAGCTGCCGATATGTATTTACATTATGTATATACGAGGTGCCCAATGGCAAAAACCATGATTTCCATCAGATTAGAAAACTCAGTGCTCGACTGGTTTAAGGCCAATGCTCCCGAGGGATATCAAAAGAAGATCAACACTGTACTGCAGGATTATCAACAACGCTCCGTTATGCAGGCCCAAAAAAACCTTGGTCGTGCACAGCAAATTTTTCTGCAGTATCATGCACGGTGTTTTTGGCATTTGAAAAAAGATCTAGAAATTACTTCTGCGCACATACCGATCATCCAGGAGGGACTGCGCAAATTCGGTGGGCTAGAGGGGATGCGCTTAGCTGCAGAAATTAATTTGGATCTTTAA
- a CDS encoding tetratricopeptide repeat protein: MLLRLCLNLSIEPSAETEIGAMSHLVRRSILPLVYLVTALALYAPALRGELILDDWGYITQNPWITTTASPWLFWTRLDQIDYYPLTYTWYWVAWRLFGENTLPYHLVNVALHAGVATLIAQLTWRLFRSAPRWVGALAGLAFLVHPQNVAAVAWIVQSKTLLATLIALAASLLYFESRYIGAVIVFTLALAAKASVVSLPLWLWLVGRRERKPVTPVILMMGTASLATGLAAFVNRHAVSNVKPLAARLVDIPGSMLAYLRGFFIPTYTAFVHEPRPLDLSLGASIAAALCLGLIGVVIYRRRHQLRGMYLGAALYALALLPAIGIMPSQYMRVTTVADHYAYFANVGMVLALAYTLTLPLTGELSTKVTKLRWLAAPVMIGLAILTFDEAKDYSTEEGIWRATKERTTHSAFVWYNLGTVLDKKAKFTESTAAYQEAIRIDPQHVRAHFNLAGAASKRGDYNTAAKELREVISIDPRYAPGHANLAHAVFMQGRPAEAIAIAQNGVATADPDPDLWVYLCRLQAQRQNFAAAIAACDEALKIAPGHGTARELRERLGQH; the protein is encoded by the coding sequence ATGCTGCTCAGATTATGTCTGAATTTATCAATTGAGCCTAGTGCGGAGACGGAGATAGGCGCCATGTCCCATCTAGTTCGTAGGTCGATCTTGCCACTGGTCTATCTCGTGACCGCTCTGGCACTTTATGCGCCAGCACTACGCGGCGAGCTTATCCTAGACGATTGGGGCTACATCACCCAAAACCCATGGATCACCACGACTGCGTCGCCGTGGCTCTTCTGGACGCGGCTCGATCAGATTGACTACTATCCACTCACCTATACTTGGTACTGGGTAGCTTGGCGCCTATTTGGCGAGAACACACTGCCCTATCATCTTGTCAACGTAGCACTGCACGCAGGTGTTGCTACGCTGATCGCCCAGCTGACGTGGCGTCTTTTTAGATCCGCGCCACGTTGGGTAGGCGCTTTGGCTGGACTCGCCTTTCTCGTACATCCGCAGAATGTCGCAGCAGTCGCTTGGATCGTCCAGAGTAAGACCCTGCTCGCGACTCTAATAGCTCTGGCGGCAAGCCTACTCTACTTCGAGAGTCGGTATATCGGCGCGGTGATCGTGTTCACTCTGGCCCTAGCGGCCAAAGCATCGGTCGTTAGTTTGCCTCTATGGTTATGGCTCGTTGGACGCCGCGAGCGCAAGCCCGTCACACCAGTGATCCTGATGATGGGCACGGCATCTTTGGCCACGGGACTAGCTGCATTTGTCAATCGTCACGCCGTTTCCAATGTAAAACCGCTGGCTGCAAGACTAGTAGACATACCGGGAAGTATGTTGGCCTATCTGCGCGGCTTCTTTATCCCTACCTACACAGCATTTGTGCATGAACCTAGACCGCTGGACTTAAGCTTAGGTGCGAGCATCGCTGCAGCACTTTGCCTAGGGCTAATTGGCGTTGTAATCTACCGACGACGCCACCAATTACGGGGAATGTATCTGGGTGCAGCGCTCTATGCCCTAGCACTACTGCCGGCGATCGGGATCATGCCGAGTCAGTATATGCGGGTCACTACAGTTGCCGATCATTATGCTTACTTTGCCAACGTTGGCATGGTCCTAGCGCTCGCGTATACGCTCACACTACCGTTGACCGGGGAACTCAGCACCAAGGTGACAAAGTTGCGGTGGCTCGCCGCACCCGTCATGATTGGCCTGGCTATCCTCACCTTTGATGAAGCCAAAGATTACAGCACGGAGGAGGGCATTTGGCGTGCAACTAAGGAGCGCACAACTCATTCGGCTTTTGTTTGGTATAACCTGGGCACCGTCCTCGACAAGAAAGCAAAATTTACGGAGTCTACCGCGGCCTATCAGGAAGCGATCCGTATCGATCCGCAGCACGTGCGCGCACACTTTAATCTCGCCGGAGCCGCCAGTAAGCGGGGCGACTACAACACGGCCGCTAAGGAGTTGCGTGAAGTCATCTCCATAGATCCTCGCTACGCGCCAGGACACGCCAACCTAGCACATGCAGTTTTCATGCAAGGGCGTCCAGCCGAAGCCATCGCCATCGCGCAAAACGGTGTCGCAACGGCCGATCCTGATCCAGACCTGTGGGTTTATCTTTGCCGTCTGCAGGCGCAGCGCCAGAATTTTGCTGCCGCCATCGCTGCCTGTGATGAGGCGCTGAAAATTGCTCCGGGACATGGGACGGCACGGGAGCTGAGGGAGAGGCTGGGTCAACACTAA
- a CDS encoding serine protease, whose translation MYQLVRCGLMSIAIGGSLLACKTTGRSGSDPKVIGGSRVVAAQPYIVGLSEEVSKGSFFCGGTYLGGNVVLTAAHCVANLSGQIYASIGVASAEAALKASFIKVVGVVVHPDWGRVGDRDGDVALLFLDKTATGLPADPGIELERVGALAGGETLTAIGYGNISSIGIVIPGDLRQTDLQPVALNDCRAKSTFYKALSERQMCAAGATDGQDACNGDSGGPLIVKRAGKPVLVGVISFGDGCGQRLKPGVYARVAAFAKWIDDTIAAHKAEPAVLQGGEPAAMLGHMIQKYCYAQEPVINQSVSTIGTVTIQRLAKPSATYKQVADAAEFLASRRDEDVKSWCQFETFGGAKLAVDVVMSKPLLSSKINQQLLLKRADTGAYLFDIGDDARYAIEKCAIQGPPAIQAVSYTTTDQGFFVGTDQGVYKGKFSSKGANGLTDTLETCGSGGTEIKLYSSADHTLLTLRLKLGRWASEQWVELTKLPDQPQVDASLVTLASGRHTLTLANHSPVGLFSWELSCPFDFTLTSKDHRTFKARLGSDLRYNLRFEHPAQSLAQLEVGKQMQFGMDAPSINTLEILSEADSGCKINGSSPVILQ comes from the coding sequence ATGTATCAGCTAGTCCGTTGTGGTCTGATGTCTATTGCAATTGGCGGCAGTCTCTTGGCGTGCAAGACTACTGGGCGCAGCGGATCTGATCCCAAGGTGATTGGTGGTAGTCGCGTGGTGGCGGCACAGCCTTATATAGTCGGACTCTCGGAAGAGGTGAGTAAGGGCAGTTTTTTTTGCGGCGGCACTTATCTCGGTGGCAACGTCGTCCTCACGGCGGCTCACTGCGTGGCTAATCTCAGTGGGCAGATTTATGCATCGATCGGTGTAGCCAGCGCTGAGGCGGCTCTTAAGGCGTCGTTTATCAAGGTCGTCGGTGTTGTCGTGCATCCGGACTGGGGGCGTGTCGGGGACCGCGACGGAGACGTCGCCCTGCTTTTTCTTGATAAGACGGCGACGGGCCTACCCGCTGATCCAGGGATCGAGCTCGAACGCGTAGGCGCATTGGCTGGCGGCGAGACGCTGACCGCCATCGGTTACGGCAATATTAGTTCGATCGGCATCGTCATACCTGGCGATCTCAGGCAAACCGATCTTCAGCCCGTGGCACTAAACGACTGCCGGGCAAAGTCAACCTTCTACAAAGCCCTCTCAGAGCGCCAGATGTGTGCGGCAGGAGCCACCGACGGCCAAGATGCGTGCAACGGTGATTCTGGAGGTCCGCTTATCGTCAAGCGCGCCGGTAAGCCCGTCTTGGTTGGTGTCATCAGCTTTGGTGATGGTTGCGGTCAACGTCTGAAACCCGGTGTCTATGCACGCGTTGCTGCATTTGCTAAATGGATCGATGACACCATCGCTGCGCACAAGGCCGAGCCGGCCGTTTTGCAGGGTGGCGAACCAGCCGCCATGCTCGGGCACATGATCCAAAAATATTGCTACGCGCAAGAACCAGTGATCAATCAATCGGTGTCGACCATCGGCACCGTGACGATTCAGCGCCTTGCCAAACCCAGTGCCACCTACAAGCAGGTCGCCGATGCCGCCGAGTTTTTAGCATCGCGCCGCGACGAGGACGTCAAATCGTGGTGCCAGTTTGAGACCTTCGGTGGCGCCAAACTTGCAGTCGATGTGGTGATGTCAAAGCCGCTACTTTCATCCAAGATAAATCAGCAGCTTTTACTGAAACGCGCCGATACCGGGGCCTACTTATTTGATATTGGCGACGATGCGCGCTATGCCATTGAAAAATGCGCAATCCAGGGCCCACCGGCTATTCAGGCTGTATCCTATACGACGACGGATCAGGGGTTCTTCGTCGGGACCGATCAGGGTGTTTATAAGGGGAAATTTTCAAGTAAAGGTGCTAACGGCCTGACCGACACCCTAGAGACCTGTGGATCTGGTGGTACGGAGATTAAACTGTACAGTAGCGCCGATCATACGCTTTTGACTTTGAGACTAAAGTTAGGACGGTGGGCGAGCGAGCAGTGGGTGGAGCTCACGAAACTCCCAGATCAGCCCCAGGTCGATGCGTCCTTGGTGACTTTGGCCAGTGGACGCCATACGTTGACTTTGGCCAATCATTCGCCTGTCGGTCTCTTTAGCTGGGAGCTTAGTTGTCCCTTTGACTTCACACTCACGTCTAAAGATCACCGGACCTTTAAGGCGCGGCTGGGATCTGATCTACGCTATAACCTGCGCTTTGAGCATCCGGCTCAGTCGCTCGCACAGCTTGAGGTAGGCAAACAAATGCAGTTTGGTATGGACGCACCCTCTATAAATACCCTTGAAATATTGAGTGAGGCCGACAGTGGCTGCAAAATCAACGGATCGAGTCCCGTTATCCTCCAGTAA
- the panB gene encoding 3-methyl-2-oxobutanoate hydroxymethyltransferase: MSKYTQREAITVSQILQAKAAGKKITCVTCYDAAFARLIEATGVDLVLVGDSLGNVILGHDNTIPVTINDMIHHTAAVARVLKRPFICADMPFLSYNLSVEQALTNAGRLVQEAGAQAVKVEGGAAIAPQVRAMVQAGIPVMGHLGLTPQSVHAMGGYRVQGRGDEAAKRIMDDALALQEAGIFSLVLEMVPAELAGRISAALKIPTIGIGAGPKCDGQILVLHDLLGFDEEFKPKFLKKYANLGKVVKDALTAYDEDVKGGTFPAAEHSFKD, from the coding sequence ATGAGCAAATACACGCAGCGCGAGGCGATCACGGTCAGTCAAATTCTACAGGCCAAGGCCGCAGGCAAGAAGATTACCTGTGTCACCTGTTACGATGCCGCTTTTGCGCGGCTCATTGAGGCCACTGGCGTCGATCTAGTGCTGGTCGGGGACAGTCTCGGCAATGTGATCTTAGGTCACGATAATACGATACCGGTTACTATCAACGACATGATCCACCACACGGCAGCCGTTGCCCGTGTGCTGAAACGCCCTTTTATTTGTGCCGACATGCCGTTCCTCAGTTACAATTTATCGGTGGAGCAGGCCCTAACCAACGCGGGCCGGCTGGTGCAAGAGGCTGGCGCTCAGGCCGTAAAGGTCGAGGGTGGAGCAGCCATCGCGCCGCAGGTCCGAGCCATGGTCCAGGCTGGGATACCCGTGATGGGCCATCTCGGACTGACGCCGCAGAGCGTCCACGCTATGGGCGGCTACCGCGTCCAAGGTCGGGGAGACGAGGCGGCTAAGCGCATCATGGATGACGCCTTGGCTTTGCAGGAGGCGGGCATATTTTCTTTGGTTTTAGAGATGGTGCCGGCGGAGCTAGCTGGGCGGATCAGCGCTGCACTTAAGATTCCGACGATTGGCATTGGGGCTGGACCCAAATGTGACGGTCAGATCCTGGTGTTGCATGATTTGCTTGGTTTTGATGAGGAGTTTAAGCCCAAGTTTTTAAAAAAGTATGCTAACTTGGGCAAGGTCGTCAAAGACGCTCTAACAGCCTACGACGAGGATGTTAAGGGCGGCACCTTCCCGGCGGCCGAGCATAGCTTTAAGGATTAG